A region of the Arthrobacter sp. FW306-07-I genome:
TGGCCTGCTCGTTACCGCGGATGAGACCCTGAGCCTTGCCCTTTAGATCGTCAATCAAACCCACGAGCACCTCCCTTCTATCGCGGAGCCAGGTTGCTCCTCGCGCATTCGATCCTATCGGGGCGGAGAAGGGGTGCCAAGGGAATCGCGTTCGCCAGCAGCGGATACCCGGAAACGACAAAAGCAGCTCCGGAGAGCTGCTTTTCGTGGTGGGCGATACTGGGATCGAACCAGTGACCTCTTCCGTGTCAGGGAAGCGCGCTACCGCTGCGCCAATCGCCCCGAACCGGAAGACCGGTAAGTGGGATAAAAAGAGAGCGGACGACGAGATTCGAACTCGCGACATCCACCTTGGCAAGGTGGTGCTCTACCAGCTGAGCTACGTCCGCGGATGCAGGATGTTCCGGTAAACCGGTGGTACTGCGGGCAAGTTTCCTTGCCAGTGGGCGATACTGGGATCGAACCAGTGACCTCTTCCGTGTCAGGGAAGCGCGCTACCGCTGCGCCAATCGCCCATTGAATCCGAAAGATCCGGAATCCATGGTTTTCACCGAGGTGGGTACGGGATTCGAACCCGTGTATACGGCTTTGCAGGCCGCTGCCTCGCCTCTCGGCCAACCCACCGTGTTAGCTCCGGTTCCTGGGAACGTTTGCTGTGACAGTGTCCTGCGAGCGGACGACGAGATTCGAACTCGCGACATCCACCTTGGCAAGGTGGTGCTCTACCAGCTGAGCTACGTCCGCACTTTGGAGGTTGATTCCCTGCCGTTTCCGGCATTTCCTCGCGTTCCAACGAGTAAAAACAATATAGGAGGTTCCGGGAAACTCCAAATCGCTCCGGCCGCCTGATGCGGGATGCCCCCGCTTCCGCGTGATTCCGCGGGTTTAGTGACTTACAGGCGTGTAATTTTACGACGGCGCCTGGCGGCCTCCTGCGGCCGGGTTGCGGGTGGGAGGTGCTGCTGGAGGCACTTTTGCCGGGAGGCGCCGAGGCCGCCGAGGCCGATTTTTGAAATGCGGCAGAGGTGGGCTAGCATTCAAATGCATCGGGGCGATTGGCGCAGTGGTAGCGCGCTTCGTTCACACCGAAGAGGTCACTGGTTCGAACCCAGTATCGCCCACCCGCAGAGGTCCGTTTCCGCTCATCAGCAGCGGAAGCGGACCTTTTTTTCGTGTGCAGCTCCGGCTCCCGGAGCTTTTGTCGGCCCCCTGTGAAAGAGTCTTTTGTATGACTGATCCGCTTCTCGCCCATGCCACCGAATACGGTCGGATGTACGCACGGTCAACGTCTGAGCAGTTCGCCGTCCCTTCCATCACCACCGTGATCAGCCAGCAGCCACACGGCCTCGACGGCTGGTTCGGTTACATGGGTGCCAGCAGCCTGGCCAATGACCCGCTGCTCTCGGACTGCCTGGGCAGCCCTGCCAAGATCAAGCAGGCCATCAACCGCGCCGCCAAGGCTGCCGAAACCTACCGGGATGACGCCGCCCGGCGCGGCGACCGCGTCCATAACTACTGCGAACAGGTGGCGCTGCGCGCACTGGGGCGCCCGCATGCCATGAAGGAAGCCCGCGAAGCCCTGGCCGCCAACGGCGAGGAAGCCTTCGCGGTGCGCTTCGATGAATGGTGGGAACTTTTCCGGGTGGAGCCCATCGCTCCCGAGATCACGGTGTGGAACGATTCCGTCGGTTACGCCGGAACCCTGGACCTCGTAGCACGTATCAACGGGCGCGTCTGCCTGATTGACTACAAGACCAAGGGCACCACCCGGGACGGGCTGGTCAAGCCCCTGGATAACAAAGTGGTCATGCAGTTGGTGGCCGGGATGAAGGCGGAAGAGAGCCTCGTGGATGCGGAGGCGGGAACCTGGGAGCCTTGGAAGTATGGGGAAAATCCCGTCCTGCTTGCCGTCGCCATCGGTGAGACAGAGGTCCGGCCCGTCCGGGCAAACCCTGAAGTCCTTAAGCACCACTGGTGGAAATTCTGCGCGCTGCGCCGGGTCTGGGAACTGAACGCCGACACGATCAGTGCCGGCACGGCGCTGCTGCCCATCGCACCCCCGCCGCTCGCCCAGGCAGGAGCTGTCCAGGCGCGCACGGCTTAGCTCCGTGCAGCCACCAGGACTGCACCTAAACTGGATAGGTTCCAATTGCCGCCAACCGTGAGGACAAACAGCGCATGGCTATTCTGAATATCCGCATCATCGGCGATCCTGTGTTGCGCACAGTCGCCGATCCAGTGACGGAATTCGGACCCGAGCTTGCCAAGCTGGTCGCCGACATGACCGAGACCATGGAGGACGTCGACGGCGCCGGGCTTGCCGCTCCGCAGATCGGCGTCAGCAAGCGCGTCTTCACCTACCGCATCGACGGCGTCGAAGGACACATCATCAATCCGGTCCTGGAGAACAGCGAGGACTACCAGCCGGACCATGTGGAAGGCTGCCTCTCCATTCCGGGCCTCGGGTTCCCGGTCCGCCGCTTCCGGTCCACACGGGTCACCGGCGTGGACATGCATGGCAACCCCGTCTCCATCGAAGGGGAGGGCATGCTGGCACGCTGCTTCCAGCATGAAAACGACCACCTGGACGGCATCCTCTACACCGACCGGCTTGAGGGCGAGGACCGGAAGGCTGCACTACGGTCCATCCGCAACGCCAACTATGACGCCGTGACCGAACGCACCACGGCCAAGCGCGCCAAGAGCGTGGGGTCGAGTTTCGGCGGGTCAAGCTTTGGCGGAAACAGCGCCCCCGGCGCCAGCTTCGGCGCAGCCGGGTGAGGGTCCTCTTTGCGGGAACCCCCGCGGTCGCAGTCCCATCCCTTGACGCACTCGTCAACGCCGGGTTCGAAGTCGTCGCCGTCCTGACCCGCCCCGATGCACCCATCGGCCGGAAACGCGTGCTGACGCCGTCGCCCGTTGCGCAGCGGGCCGCTGAACTTGGCATCGACGTCATCCACGCAGCCCGCCTGGACGCTGAGGCCATCGCCAAAATCTCCGCAGTGCAGCCGGACGTTGCTGCCATCGTCGCCTACGGCGGCCTGGTCCCACCTGCAGCCT
Encoded here:
- a CDS encoding cytochrome, which codes for MTDPLLAHATEYGRMYARSTSEQFAVPSITTVISQQPHGLDGWFGYMGASSLANDPLLSDCLGSPAKIKQAINRAAKAAETYRDDAARRGDRVHNYCEQVALRALGRPHAMKEAREALAANGEEAFAVRFDEWWELFRVEPIAPEITVWNDSVGYAGTLDLVARINGRVCLIDYKTKGTTRDGLVKPLDNKVVMQLVAGMKAEESLVDAEAGTWEPWKYGENPVLLAVAIGETEVRPVRANPEVLKHHWWKFCALRRVWELNADTISAGTALLPIAPPPLAQAGAVQARTA
- the def gene encoding peptide deformylase: MAILNIRIIGDPVLRTVADPVTEFGPELAKLVADMTETMEDVDGAGLAAPQIGVSKRVFTYRIDGVEGHIINPVLENSEDYQPDHVEGCLSIPGLGFPVRRFRSTRVTGVDMHGNPVSIEGEGMLARCFQHENDHLDGILYTDRLEGEDRKAALRSIRNANYDAVTERTTAKRAKSVGSSFGGSSFGGNSAPGASFGAAG